From Cydia strobilella chromosome 3, ilCydStro3.1, whole genome shotgun sequence:
GCGAATCTTCCATCGCTTCGGTTTCATCCAATGGCGCTGGATCCGCCATTTCGTCCGCGCGCACCCAAGGAATCGACAGCTACAGGACTTCAAGCAACGCCAACACCTACGGCTCCGACTTCGAATCGGCCTCCTCGAACGCCAACTTAGGTGTAGGCTCGGCCATCACTGCCGCTCGAACTCAAGGCTTGAGCAACGGATACAGCTCTGCCACTTCCCAGGCTGAAGGCGGTCTGGCGAACCGCGCCACCGCTGACGCTCAATCTAACGGAGGGTACGGATCTGCCTCTTCTACTGCCAACAACGCTCAAGGCTCCGCTATCAGCTCGGCTAAAACTCAAGGCTACACCGGCTCGGCTGCCTCCGACGCATCCGTAAACACCGGATACAACAGCGCGATCTCTGCCGCTGAAGTCGCACCTGCACCCCAGAAGAGGATCCACTGGCGTTTTGGAACCCTCTACGGCACTCCTTCTCACATCAACACTCGCGCTCAGGCTGACGCTAACGGCTTCAACGCTGCCAAACCCACCGCTGACGTGCACCAGGCCGGCTCCGCGGACTCCGCCGCCAACACTTACGGCTCGGACGGCTCCGTCAAAGCCAACGCCAACGTGAATGGGGGCTACGGCTTCGCCAACTCCGAGGCCAACACCGACGGCTCCGGTTACGCCAAGAGCGCCGCCAACACTCAAGGATCTGGCTACAAATCCGCTCAGTCTCAGGCCAACACTCACGGTGCCGGCTTCGGCGCGGCCAAGTCGTCTGCCAACACTGGTTACGGCTCTGTCAAAGTTAACGCTGACGTCAACGGACCAGCTGGGTTTGCGAAGTCCGCAGCCAACAACGGCCTGGGTTACGGATCAGCTGTTTCTTCAGCCAACACCAATGGTTACGGCACGGCGCAAGCTAACGCTAGAGTCAACTAAGTCAACAAATCGGCAAGTACAGCAAGATGACCCCTAACTTATCTTGATGTATTTCGGAACTCGGAACTagtgaaatttaatttattctagttttaagttatttatttgataGCTTTAATGATGATTGCGGTGGTGAAATAAAAGACTTTCGTTACTTTTGttctttaattaatttatacatataagataAACATTTCAATATGTAGTCCATACACATTTATTCTTAAGAATAGCAATATCATCCCGAGGAAAAGGATGAGATGAGAATGTATTTAACTAATATATAAGGGAATACAATCCGTAATTTGtgaatattaaatattgtaaaaaaataccatcaaATTAGCTGAAGAttaattttcaatattaaaccttataaaagttataaagcACAACCTTTCTTTGGCCAATTTCCATCACCATAGCGGTATCACCCAAATTTTAtcacaaatttaaaataagaaatGTATTATATATCTATCAATATTTATTGACATGCGTAAGTTAGCTTTGTAaaagtattaatatttataatttagggTTTTGTTTTTAAGAAGAGTTTATATTAAAAGGTCTATAGTTTATGAGGCACCAGTTTCCCTTGCATAAGGGGCTTCAGGTATTTGTGGAAGCTCTCGTTGACGGGTTCAGCGTTGAGCGGGCTCTTGAGGGCCTCCTCCATGAGGCGCTCATACACGCGCCCGTCGTACGCGCCCAGGGCGGAGTTGAGAACCTACATACATTGTTTAGTGGATATCAAacagtgaataaaaaaaacacacgaACGGATTACTCCAAATTAACAACTACAAATTATTAGTTATGCAGGCAACTTACTCACTAGCCAATTAATTTACACTTAATTCGTGTAATTTCTGTCTATTATTTAACGTACCTCATCTCTGAAGTCAAAAGCGTCTACCAGCCCCACGGCATTGGGTCTGATCTTCCCCAGCAGTGTTTCATACCGCTGCTGCAACTCTTGCACATCAGTAGCAGTTACGGGGGTATACTGCAACAACAAAACATCAACTATAATCTTACAATACGTACGTTATTCTAAGCTATGAGCTTAAATCCCAGATACTAAAACTCCAGTTCGATTggtatataataaaaacaaaatctgTCTGGTTTTGTACTAAAATGAGTAAAAGACAGTTGGATTGGGTATATATTGGCCATTGGGTAATAAATTGGTCAATCTAACTGTAATTTGAGTTATTGGGATATAATTACTGGGATAAAGGTGGCAGGTATGGTCGGATTGGAAACCCTGGAGTTTCGGAGGAAAATGCTTCTCGCGATCCACAATGATAAAATCGGGAAAAATGCCGGTGAAAAATTTCAGAAAatttttacctcgatccttacgagcgagctaaactccgcctcccatagagataaccaattacgatgcatttaggattttTCATCTTAATAATGGAAAGGGTTAAAAACAGataaaacaataggtagtaaggccAGTTAATTAGTTGTTGTTTATGCTAAGCTTGGCCTCCCCatatgcattttggattccttatcttagtttgcaaatgccggccgtcacaagACAATGGACTGCAATAAactacctgagctaaccttttttttcaacacccacatttttaagtgccatgctattggtcatcattcctatgatatcgcctgaccgtctgcaagacgtttaaacgatttttgcccttaaggtggttcaccgccaATGTCCTCGATTGTACATGGTAAAAATTTTACCATTAAAAATAAGTAGTCCAAGTGCATTCACATTATACCTTTTGAAACCATAGTCATCTAAAATATCTACCCATGTAATTGGGGGATTAGGTATCTCAATGCTAAGCTATTTAATCTGAGGTGGTTAGATAAGTAGAATATGTTGGTCACGACTGCACGATTTGCCAACCGGTCCCATCTTCCAGTACGTTCTTATGAAGGTAATCTCTCGATCATAAATAAGTTGATTGAACTTTGAACGAAGGTAAAAGTGAATCAATGTATAGAAAAGTGATAGGTAGGCACTTAGAACCAACTTAGATTTCAAATCAAGTTTTCTTGAATAGTAAAGCCATTTGATAAAATCAGGATGATAAATATCTTAACACCTCttaatgtatacctacataattttataGGCACCTCTATAACTACAACAAGCCTTAATTGCTATCCTAAATTATATTAAGTCTAAAATGCACTGTCACCAACCAAcgcaataaaattttaatttaacaattatGGATTCAAACGGAAACTGAAGACAAATCTACGGTTTCTCCTGTCGTAAAAGGCGACTAAAGCGGGCCATCGAGCCTTGATAGTCTTGTCAACCAGTACACAGTACTTGGTAACAAACAACCCAGAAAAGTTGTGAGAAGCACACTTGGTAACACAGAAACAAGCCAGCTACCTAGCATATTGCCAAAATCCCAATTTTCCAGAAACTACGAGTAGTCATCTAGTTTAAACAATAAATGGCAGTTAAGTTTGTGATGACTAAAATATGTTCTTTAACGATATTAGCGAAcgataaataagaacaaaatagcAAGCCCACGCTGTTATTTGTCTATCCAATGATGAACCGGTCAATCGATCCATATTGATAATGTCGATACTCGATACTTTATGATTCTATTATTTTTGCGAACTAGATTATTGACCCCATATTTTTATAACTGTATCCATAACCTTATGAGTCACAGGCTAAATCTAGAGATATTAAAATTAAGCCATTATATAGTCGAGATAGATTTGTGTTGATTGACGCCTGATAAGAAATGCGCTACTCtatcaataaaataacattttgcaAAGTCATCTGTTATCGAGACTGTAGCTCACctactttacaataaaattatcaaacCACAAATTTTAATGGCAAtgctaataaaattataatcagtATTACTCATTTTAAGCAAAGAATTGGTaaaacatagagtaacatataatacatactgtgcctttaacagttttttgacaagatttcagagataataaaatatgacattgatgcatcaaggcggtttgtttacaaagaacATGCAAAGAACctgccgggaaacgcgaatcctaaatttcgctatctgcctctttatcgctcgaatatgcaagtgtgacagagatgttagataacgaaatttcgattttcttgtttcgcgatagaccctctgaTAGtggccccctacgcagagtttcgcgtaatatcccctattattaacaatattaaccTTGCTTAAAACGCCTAGCATCCACAGCAGCTGACCagagaactaaaaaaaaagtattttgacGTTTGACAAGAGTTGTCAATTTAGTCAATAAATTCAACTATTGTCGTGTCAAAATCCGAAGCTTTTCTCGATAATCTCGATGTTCGaagtatttgtaaataataataatgagccTTCCATTAAAGGAGACGTATTTGAAGTATAAAGTGTGTGTTATTTGCAACGTTCCACAGTCACAGGCGCCAGGAGTTCTATACGCCAAGTTTCCTCAGAATGTTAATCGGTATGTTTCGTATTTCGTTTTACTCGCAGCAAAACATGTCCCTTATTAGTAAATTACCCAATAATTATTAGCTACTATTATTTCAAGTCTTCAAAACTATATATTAAGAGGTTATGTATATTAGCACGCCAGGCAAGCAAACATTTAACTTATAAACACTGTAAAGTGACTAAAGTGTAAATCATCAACTATTTAACTCCattaattaacaatataaatacttagTCTTATGTTTTTTACACTAAAATAGACTTGAGTAGAATTACTTGTGCATAAGAATGTATTTTCACAAACTTGCAAGTTACGTATTCAATAATGCACAAACTTCCAAGTGTACCATTAGTCATCTACACattttaggttataaaaatagaaGAAATTATTAATAGTATCAAGTTGTCAATTTACTATCCACTAgtatcaattttattttcagatgTCGGAGATGGATACGAGTGATTGGTGATGTGAATCTCCTCCAACTCTCTCTAAAGAGGCTCCAGTACCGCTTTGTCTGCGGCAACCACTTCCTCCCCCACTATTTCACTAAAAGCGGGAAGCATTTGACCAAAGACGCGGTGCCAACAGTGTTCCCACATACCATCAAGCCGCTTAAGAGAGATGTGGTCAAGTTGTTTCCCATGCTTATGAACCGGACTAAGGATAAGATTTTACTTAGTATGTGAATTTTAATTATCACTTTATTTCAACTGTATGAATAAGGCTACCGTCTGACTAGCAATGATATAGCAATACACAAGTAGCAAATCACTTTCTTGGGCAAGAGAAATAAATCAGAtgcatatcgtcaggtgacaaccagaACTCACTAATAACTACCACAAGTTCAGAACCATAGTAATCCGTACTAGTAATCTCTCTTCTTTGTCGGTAtctcattactgaggatcgtgaccacttgGTCTTGCAGCTCCTGTGATTTGTATGCGTGCACTAGTGTGTGTAAAGCACTGTACACAAAGGTATCCCACTACATTCATTTCAagctggctataatttgtttttcaaaaaacacaatttgaccGAATTAAAAGGCCCCAGGCAGCATAGTTTAAGACGGCATTGCTTAGTCAACTTTGTTGTTCACACTCAATGTATAAACaaatgtaacgttttcaaccaaaaggtatataaaataaatatatttcatttcagaaTGCACTCAGAGGATTGTGCCCATAATAGACCCAGCCTTACAATCCCCTGACTCCCCAACATATGAATACTTAGATGAGTTTCGAGAACATATGGATCCAGGtgaaaagctttttttttttactttttgactGACCAATATCACATAACGAAGTAAGCAGGAAAGGTTGCTGCAAGTACTATCAAACAACATGATTCCTAGCCCACTGTGAAGCCTTTTCACATTTATATAGTCCtcaacatcgatttcgatgatggCGACCTCTACAATCAAAGTTTTACTATCATATAGTATCATAAAGTTTTACTATATTACTATCATAaagttttactatcaatttgaaaaaagtaaaatttttatGACACTGAAAACTTTATATAGTAGGTCACAAACCAGTTATTTCGGTTGCACAATACCTACAACAGAGATATACCAAAGAGCATAGCGTTGCTGCGCTTGTAAATTCCCACATGTgctcaaatttcaaatcgaatAATCGAAATCATACCATGAAAACTATTACATAAGGAAATGTGACCGATCACATCACAGAATTTACAATCGCAAATAAGTTGCCTTCAGTATTTTGTCTTAGACAATATATAAAGCTGTAAGAAATACcgtcctccttttttgaagtttgttgaatattaaatatgaatttcTTTAATATTTCAGATGCCCCTGAAGTTTCAGAAcctttaataacaataaaacaagAGTCACTGGACCCAACTCTTCAAGGTAATATTTTGTTATACTATTTAATGATCCAAATTATTTTAATGCTtagacatttgttttatttactttcctAGTTACTAATGACCGCTTACGAACATAGTTACATTTGTGAGATAGTCAGTCAAAAGTGCGAtttttaatggggttggcaactgtcaaaggtttgcagagattttTCTaggagatttggcttaaagggctggcatccagggcattaaaaaaacaaaaatttgacacaattctagggattgacagggcaagctatgctggcgccatctgctaattatttcgaccggccaaccccattgtatcCAAATGGCAGTAATCCCTGTTGACAAATAGTACatttgttttaacttttttgatgtttttttatatacatatttgtcTTTGAATAGCTATCTGTAATAACATAGGTACCACAAATCGTCTTATATCTTATCTATGTTCATAGTCCAAGCCAAAGTTCGGGCAAGTTCGATTTTTGTAGAATTGTcatgtaatatttatatgaaatcatagagtaacttatactagagcggtactgtcatagtaaattttgtaaccccagtaaattcactgccatctatcgacacactttaaaactaaaaatgaagatttataaaaatacgatagaatgtatttaaatatagataaatgattttttttatttgcattaattatttttatgattttgacccatgttctttcactgatatgcgttaaaattgttaaataacaaacgaaaccgtcaacgccatctatacgactgtacgccaaaactagtagcgccctctgaacgagaatcaaattttcttgattttcgaggcacgttttttccttagactgtattacggaattatatctatctttgatgaaatggaaagaAGATGTAACTATGACCACCTCATTTAGTTGACCATCAACATTTCTTTGCAGAATGTCTACCCAAGATAATCCCGATATTGCACCACAACCTGGCACCCAATTCATACACCACAGAAGTCTACACCATCAACAAGGACCGTGAGGTCATACCCATCACCACCAAAGTGCTCAACGATGGCAAAGGTAAACCTACTGACTGAAAAgtataaattagtattttaacacacacattaacatttttattttataacagtgTTTCAATTTGCCTCGCTTGCGAAATGCAACAAAATGCTGAGTAAAAGCTTTTTCCCTATCACACACATTTTTgtgaatgagtatattaggggaagtttgaaagtagtaggttagcgtggtatgggcatgtgatgaggaaggatgaatgccatataggcaaaagaatgtaagGGATGATTGTTGATAGACGGAGAGccaatggtagacccaaaaagcgatggatggattgtgtgaaagaggatatgagaaagaaaggagtgagtgctgaggtgacgaaagatagaggagaatggaagagaaaaacatgttgtgccgacccc
This genomic window contains:
- the LOC134756080 gene encoding uncharacterized protein LOC134756080 isoform X2; protein product: MSLPLKETYLKYKVCVICNVPQSQAPGVLYAKFPQNVNRCRRWIRVIGDVNLLQLSLKRLQYRFVCGNHFLPHYFTKSGKHLTKDAVPTVFPHTIKPLKRDVVKLFPMLMNRTKDKILLKCTQRIVPIIDPALQSPDSPTYEYLDEFREHMDPDAPEVSEPLITIKQESLDPTLQECLPKIIPILHHNLAPNSYTTEVYTINKDREVIPITTKVLNDGKECIIELSRKKIPVVPKEPKVIPVSDKVLSRILKKEKSKTKLQREEKLQHQIVKLQRRNKQLKRILKNICLVDEIVSPNIKRVIEKAIYNKQLKEGINEFTHEKKMAAAILKRALSAYHYLSCLMPLPSVCALEKIAKGIPSRSKTTKCRHLL
- the LOC134756080 gene encoding uncharacterized protein LOC134756080 isoform X1 yields the protein MSLPLKETYLKYKVCVICNVPQSQAPGVLYAKFPQNVNRCRRWIRVIGDVNLLQLSLKRLQYRFVCGNHFLPHYFTKSGKHLTKDAVPTVFPHTIKPLKRDVVKLFPMLMNRTKDKILLKCTQRIVPIIDPALQSPDSPTYEYLDEFREHMDPDAPEVSEPLITIKQESLDPTLQECLPKIIPILHHNLAPNSYTTEVYTINKDREVIPITTKVLNDGKECIIELSRKKIPVVPKEPKVIPVSDKVLSRILKKDYVDVEIEPIYYNSRKKSKTKLQREEKLQHQIVKLQRRNKQLKRILKNICLVDEIVSPNIKRVIEKAIYNKQLKEGINEFTHEKKMAAAILKRALSAYHYLSCLMPLPSVCALEKIAKGIPSRSKTTKCRHLL
- the LOC134756231 gene encoding pneumococcal serine-rich repeat protein-like, encoding MAAKLIVLATALALCHAYPALYNGDKIPSMFLKSNIFICFRIIYIRDFAPGFLYRDGRNFAISKAYSNKFGNLASGKASVSDGSAQAYGSASSDQLARAELVYPAQASAQAELYNAPAISVYGSAKAVAEAPNGGAIFYAPAPAAIVSYEQNFVPAEIGYAAPVAQSAHSTASINGGSESSIASVSSNGAGSAISSARTQGIDSYRTSSNANTYGSDFESASSNANLGVGSAITAARTQGLSNGYSSATSQAEGGLANRATADAQSNGGYGSASSTANNAQGSAISSAKTQGYTGSAASDASVNTGYNSAISAAEVAPAPQKRIHWRFGTLYGTPSHINTRAQADANGFNAAKPTADVHQAGSADSAANTYGSDGSVKANANVNGGYGFANSEANTDGSGYAKSAANTQGSGYKSAQSQANTHGAGFGAAKSSANTGYGSVKVNADVNGPAGFAKSAANNGLGYGSAVSSANTNGYGTAQANARVN